From the genome of Leguminivora glycinivorella isolate SPB_JAAS2020 chromosome 26, LegGlyc_1.1, whole genome shotgun sequence, one region includes:
- the LOC125239875 gene encoding translocon-associated protein subunit delta: protein MVTKYVIALFALCSMSGALAQSCQNPQVEAASFTSLDATVVTQIAYITEFTLKCDNPLPPNYALYAEVEGKPLTAARIGENKYQVSWTEEPARARSGTHEVRILDEEGWASLRRARRADPAATVPPLLAVQLTHPGSYSGPWVNSEVLATAMSVLVAYTALRNKSRILA from the exons ATGGTCACAAAATACGTTATTGCCCTTTTCGCCCTCTGCTCTATGAGCGGAGCTTTAGCCCAAAGCTGCCAAAACCCTCAGGTAGAAGCAGCTTCATTCACAAGTTTAGATGCTACGGTGGTAACACAAATTGCGTACATCACGGAGTTTACGCTAAAGTGTGATAATCCTTTGCCCCCAAACTACGCATTGTACGCGGAGGTTGAGGGAAAACCGCTGACTGCTGCCCGCATCGGAGAGAACAAATATCAG GTGTCATGGACTGAAGAGCCGGCTCGCGCCCGCTCGGGCACGCACGAGGTCCGCATCCTGGACGAGGAGGGCTGGGCCTCCCTgcgccgcgcgcgccgcgccgacCCCGCCGCCACCGTGCCTCCGCTACTCGCTGTTCAGCTGACCCACCCCGGCA GTTACTCTGGTCCCTGGGTGAACTCCGAGGTGCTTGCTACCGCCATGTCGGTGTTGGTGGCCTACACAGCTCTGCGCAACAAGAGCCGAATTCTCGcttaa
- the LOC125239801 gene encoding LOW QUALITY PROTEIN: cytochrome c oxidase assembly factor 4 homolog, mitochondrial (The sequence of the model RefSeq protein was modified relative to this genomic sequence to represent the inferred CDS: inserted 1 base in 1 codon) gives MTVKPRDVPDNDDDPVESMLKKTGCLELHYKVQECIATTKDWXKCQAQVEEFRYCIGKHKKNEEMANAKK, from the exons ATGACGGTGAAACCGCGAGACGTACCAGATAATGACGATGACCCCGTCGAAAGCATGCTGAAGAAAACCGGATGCCTTGAATTACATTATAAAGTGCAG GAGTGCATAGCCACCACAAAGGACT AGAAATGTCAAGCACAAGTTGAAGAGTTTCGGTATTGCATCGGCAAGCACAAAAAAAATGAGGAAATGGCCAATGCTAAGAAATAA
- the LOC125239803 gene encoding LOW QUALITY PROTEIN: methyltransferase-like protein 17, mitochondrial (The sequence of the model RefSeq protein was modified relative to this genomic sequence to represent the inferred CDS: inserted 1 base in 1 codon) → MFRKLRITRFSTLYSNYSVKVEIDTNLKDKFESKEYKPRKHPGTTRIKLAALPPDIVKAIKIVLDDSGARSMVQDSVKLSNYLRSRLLPPEEXDIDQKAAKIHDKISKKAYSKIGDNVSEDEVYQLNKQVQAKVFNVLKANVYRWGNISYDNATCLQYLMSRAAPEYAVLVRVLDEIRMKYPDYKPRSFFDFGSGVGTGTWAVNNYWNGDIFEYFCVDTSPHMHDLARLLLCQGKDNVTMPLKGYFQRQFLPASTDLKYNIVLSAFSLFELPSIQARLETIQKLWKKTEDFLIIVEQGTNAGFQIVNEAREFVLNLPKGKNNGYAFSPCPNDNVCPRYLELKTPCNFIMKYESLPYPSKSDVGAELFSYVILKKGVRPSDDPQWPRIVRAPIVRSGHTICRLCTKQGELQEIIFSKSKFDQTTYRCARSSNWGDSLPVK, encoded by the exons ATGTTTAGAAAATTAAGAATAACTCGTTTCTCAACGCTTTACTCTAATTATTCAGTTAAAGTAGAGATAGACACCAATTTAAAAGATAAATTTGAAAGCAAGGAGTACAAACCTCGCAAGCACCCGGGAACTACGCGAATAAAATTGGCAGCGTTACCTCCCGATATAGTTAAGGCCATAAAAATTGTTTTAGACGATTCAGGCGCCCGTTCTATGGTCCAGGACAGCGTCAAGCTCAGCAACTATCTTCGCTCACGCTTACTTCCGCCAGAAG GAGACATTGACCAGAAAGCAGCAAAAATTCACGACAAAATTTCAAAGAAAGCGTATTCCAAGATCGGTGATAATGTGTCTGAAGACGAAGTTTATCAGTTAAATAAGCAGGTGCAAGCTAAAGTATTTAACGTTTTAAAGGCGAATGTTTACCGCTGGGGTAACATTTCATACGACAATGCGACATGTTTACAATATTTGATGTCTAGAGCCGCTCCCGAGTACGCCGTACTAGTACGTGTGTTAGATGAAATAAGAATGAAATATCCGGACTACAAGCCAAGAAGCTTCTTTGACTTTGGCTCTGGTGTGGGAACAGGCACATGGGCTGTTAACAACTATTGGAACGGGGATATCTTTGAATATTTCTGTGTCGACACCTCACCGCACATGCATGATTTGGCAAGACTACTCCTATGTCAAGGGAAAGACAATGTAACAATGCCTTTGAAAGGCTATTTCCAACGGCAGTTCCTCCCCGCATCAACAGATCTGAAGTATAACATAGTTTTATCAGCATTTTCATTATTTGAACTGCCAAGTATACAAGCAAGGCTGGAAACTATTCAAAAACTTTGGAAGAAAACGGAAGATTTCCTAATAATAGTTGAGCAAGGCACAAACGCTGGCTTCCAAATTGTGAATGAAGCTAGAGAATTTGTGTTAAATTTACCTAAAGGCAAAAATAATGGTTACGCATTTTCACCATGTCCAAATGACAATGTATGCCCAAGGTATTTAGAGTTGAAAACACCTTGTAACTTTATTATGAAGTACGAATCATTGCCATATCCTTCAAAATCAGATGTGGGTGCAGAATTGTTCTCATATGTGATACTAAAGAAAGGTGTGCGTCCGTCCGATGAtccacagtggcctaggatAGTCCGAGCACCGATTGTCCGCTCTGGGCATACAATTTGTAGGTTATGTACGAAGCAAGGAGAGCTGCAAGAGATCATATTCTCCAAGTCTAAGTTTGACCAGACGACGTATAGGTGTGCTAGATCCAGCAATTGGGGAGACTCGTTACCtgtgaaataa